The following proteins come from a genomic window of Pseudomonas putida:
- a CDS encoding AbrB family transcriptional regulator gives MPDRSLPLYWATGLVGLAGGYLASLVGWPLPWMVGSLLAIILVRCLTPWQLSEIPNGRKCGQCIIGLGIGLHFTPAVIEQVASHFVLIFFAALLTTVSSVVGVWLLRRTGEDRATAFFASMPGGSGEMVNLGARNGAVLSQVAAAQSLRVLAVVLCVPALFKFLIGDGVPLNHAGSVSWGWLALIAPLGVAVGFAWQRLRQPNPWLFGPLLVASTVSLAGNLQIALPDGASQIGQWLIGSGLACHFNRAFFRRAPSFLLRTLLATALCMLIAGTAAWGLSVMTALDLRSLTLGMMPGGIAEMSLTAETLQLSVPLVTALQVMRLLFVLFLAEPLFRCWVKGQH, from the coding sequence ATGCCTGATCGGTCGTTGCCGCTGTACTGGGCGACAGGGCTGGTCGGCCTGGCGGGCGGGTATCTCGCCAGCCTGGTCGGCTGGCCCTTGCCCTGGATGGTCGGCTCCTTGCTGGCGATCATCCTGGTGCGCTGCCTGACGCCCTGGCAACTTTCAGAAATCCCCAATGGCCGCAAATGCGGCCAATGCATCATCGGCTTGGGTATTGGCCTGCACTTCACCCCTGCCGTGATCGAACAGGTCGCAAGCCACTTCGTGCTGATCTTCTTTGCCGCATTGCTGACCACCGTTTCCAGCGTGGTTGGCGTGTGGTTGCTGCGGCGTACCGGCGAAGACCGTGCCACGGCATTTTTTGCCAGCATGCCCGGCGGCTCCGGGGAGATGGTCAACCTCGGCGCGCGTAACGGCGCGGTGCTCAGCCAGGTGGCTGCGGCGCAGAGCCTGCGTGTGCTGGCAGTGGTGCTGTGCGTACCGGCGCTGTTCAAATTCCTGATCGGCGACGGCGTGCCGCTCAATCATGCCGGCAGCGTGAGCTGGGGCTGGCTGGCGCTGATCGCACCGCTGGGTGTGGCGGTCGGTTTCGCCTGGCAGCGCTTGCGCCAGCCTAACCCCTGGCTGTTCGGGCCGTTGCTGGTAGCCTCCACGGTAAGCCTGGCGGGCAACCTGCAGATCGCCCTGCCCGACGGTGCCAGCCAGATCGGCCAATGGTTGATCGGCAGTGGCCTGGCCTGCCACTTCAATCGCGCATTCTTCCGCCGTGCTCCGTCGTTCTTGCTGCGCACGTTGCTCGCCACTGCGCTATGCATGCTGATCGCGGGCACTGCCGCCTGGGGGTTGAGCGTGATGACTGCGCTGGATCTGCGCTCGCTGACGCTGGGCATGATGCCGGGCGGCATTGCCGAGATGAGCCTGACCGCAGAGACATTGCAGCTGTCGGTGCCGTTGGTGACGGCGTTGCAGGTGATGCGCTTGCTGTTCGTGCTGTTTCTGGCCGAACCGCTGTTCAGATGCTGGGTGAAAGGCCAGCACTGA
- a CDS encoding tripartite tricarboxylate transporter permease: MDTLSYLGQGFGVALTPYNLVTALSGTLIGTVVGLLPGLGPINGVALLIPIAFALGLPPESALILLAAVYLGCEYGGRISSILLNIPGEASTVMTTLDGYPMARNGLAGVALSLSAWSSFIGALIATCGMVLFAPLLAKWAIAFGPAEYFVLMVFAIVALGGMAGDKPLKTFIAALIGLFLSAVGIDANSGVYRFTGDSVHLADGIQFVVLVLGLFSISEILLLLEKTHHGHQAVKATGRMLFNFKEAASVFVVNIRCGLLGFIMGVLPGAGATLASAVAYMSEKRIAGESGKFGKGDARGLAAPETAIGASCCGALVPMLTLGVPGSGTTAVMIGALTLYNITPGPLLFEQQPDIVWGLIASLFVANIMLVILNIPMIRIFTRILAVPNWALVPVIAIITAIGVYAVHATTFDLFLMVGIGIMGYILRKLDFPLSPILLGFILGGLMEQNLRRALSISNGELGILWSSSISMGIWVLVVCMLCLPLLRIWRKRSLQRRAMADA, translated from the coding sequence ATGGATACCTTGAGCTACCTGGGCCAGGGCTTCGGCGTCGCCCTGACCCCCTACAACCTGGTTACCGCCCTTTCGGGCACCCTCATCGGCACCGTGGTCGGCCTGCTGCCGGGCCTGGGCCCGATCAACGGCGTGGCGCTGCTGATCCCGATCGCATTCGCCCTCGGCCTGCCCCCAGAGTCGGCACTGATCCTGTTGGCAGCGGTGTACCTGGGCTGCGAATACGGCGGGCGGATTAGCTCGATCCTGCTGAATATCCCGGGCGAGGCCTCGACCGTGATGACCACCCTCGACGGCTACCCGATGGCCCGCAACGGCCTGGCTGGCGTTGCCCTGTCGCTGTCGGCGTGGAGTTCGTTCATTGGCGCACTCATCGCCACCTGCGGCATGGTGCTGTTCGCCCCGCTGCTGGCGAAATGGGCGATTGCCTTCGGGCCGGCGGAGTACTTCGTGCTGATGGTGTTCGCTATCGTTGCTTTGGGCGGCATGGCCGGGGACAAACCGCTGAAGACCTTCATCGCCGCACTGATCGGCCTGTTCCTGTCAGCGGTCGGTATCGACGCCAACAGCGGCGTATACCGCTTCACCGGTGATAGCGTGCATCTGGCCGACGGTATCCAGTTCGTGGTGCTGGTGCTGGGCCTGTTCTCGATCAGCGAAATCCTGCTGCTGCTGGAGAAGACTCATCATGGGCATCAAGCGGTCAAGGCCACAGGGCGCATGCTGTTCAACTTCAAGGAAGCGGCCTCGGTGTTCGTCGTCAACATCCGCTGCGGCCTGCTTGGGTTCATCATGGGCGTGCTGCCAGGTGCGGGAGCGACCTTGGCCAGCGCCGTGGCCTACATGAGCGAGAAGCGCATCGCTGGGGAAAGCGGCAAGTTCGGCAAGGGCGATGCCCGTGGCCTGGCTGCCCCGGAAACAGCCATCGGCGCATCCTGCTGCGGCGCGCTGGTACCAATGCTGACCTTGGGTGTTCCCGGGTCGGGCACCACGGCGGTGATGATCGGTGCACTGACCCTGTACAACATCACCCCCGGCCCCCTGCTGTTCGAACAGCAACCTGACATTGTCTGGGGGCTGATCGCTTCGCTGTTCGTCGCCAACATCATGCTGGTGATCCTGAACATCCCGATGATCCGCATCTTCACTCGCATCCTCGCCGTGCCGAACTGGGCGCTGGTGCCGGTAATCGCGATCATCACCGCGATCGGTGTATACGCGGTGCACGCCACCACCTTCGACCTGTTCCTGATGGTCGGCATCGGCATCATGGGCTACATCCTGCGCAAGCTGGACTTCCCGCTGTCGCCTATCCTGCTCGGCTTCATCCTGGGCGGCCTGATGGAGCAGAACCTGCGCCGTGCGCTGTCGATTTCCAATGGCGAGCTGGGCATTCTGTGGTCGAGCTCGATCAGCATGGGCATCTGGGTACTGGTGGTGTGCATGCTCTGCCTGCCGCTGTTGCGCATCTGGCGCAAGCGTAGCCTGCAGCGTCGGGCGATGGCCGATGCCTGA